One Festucalex cinctus isolate MCC-2025b chromosome 1, RoL_Fcin_1.0, whole genome shotgun sequence genomic region harbors:
- the LOC144001227 gene encoding myeloid-associated differentiation marker-like has protein sequence MSESSRVVMVTLDTRALTAPVGIVRILEVVFTCISFSLAASFASSTDSFWVWCMFTWCFCFVITILILLLEFLSLGSKLPISWDDFTAAFAMLSTLMVLSASIIFANFFTCSSCSKLIAACVTSFLAFVLYAVEVGLTRARPGEISGFLSTVPGLLKVLEAYVACIIFVCLRYFKYTQFPGLQWCVAVYSICFIFALLVIIFTICRLLALFPAPFDKVLIVCNVLAVLMYITAVVIWPYYTLKDNPRPIYCDISPNTCAWNLLVVVTFMTIVNLIAYIVDTFYSFRLVFFMSRT, from the exons ATGTCAG AAAGCAGCAGGGTCGTTATGGTGACACTCGACACCAGGGCGCTGACGGCGCCGGTGGGAATCGTGCGGATCCTGGAGGTGGTCTTCACCTGCATCTCCTTCAGCCTGGCGGCGTCATTCGCTAGCTCCACAGACTCCTTCTGGGTTTGGTGCATGTTCACCTGGTGCTTCTGCTTCGTCATCACCATCCTCATACTCCTGCTGGAGTTCCTCAGTCTCGGCTCCAAGCTGCCCATTTCCTGGGATGACTTCACCGCCGCCTTCGCCATGCTCTCCACGCTCATg GTGCTTAGCGCATCCATCATCTTCGCCAACTTCTTCACTTGTTCTTCATGTTCCAAACTGATTGCGGCTTGTGTGACTTCCTTTCTGGCCTTCGTCTTGTACGCCGTTGAGGTTGGCTTGACCCGAGCCAGACCTGGAGAGATCAGCGGTTTTCTTTCCACAGTTCCAGGCCTCCTGAAAGTGCTCGAGGCCTACGTGGCCTGCATCATCTTCGTGTGCTTGCGGTACTTCAAGTACACGCAGTTCCCAGGGCTCCAGTGGTGTGTGGCCGTCTACTCCATTTGCTTCATTTTTGCGCTCCTCGTCATCATCTTTACCATATGTCGACTTCTTGCCCTCTTCCCAGCACCGTTTGATAAAGTTCTTATTGTGTGCAACGTGTTGGCCGTTTTGATGTACATCACCGCTGTGGTCATATGGCCCTATTACACCCTCAAGGATAACCCCAGACCAATCTACTGCGACATCTCTCCAAATACATGCGCGTGGAATTTGCTGGTGGTCGTCACTTTTATGACCATTGTCAACCTTATTGCTTACATTGTTGATACATTTTACTCCTTCCGGTTGGTCTTTTTCATGAGTAGAACCTAA
- the LOC144001285 gene encoding myeloid-associated differentiation marker-like: MIHVDVRSLTQPVGILRLMAAVLACMSFSLVASVGYVPSPYWAWCMFTWCFCFLFTLLIVILEFTTFSGKLPFAWDDFTTAFAMLASLMCLSASIIYPIFFTCSGCHRQIGASVVSWACCGVYVGEVTLNRFRPSGQIRGFLSTLPGIMKMLETFLACLIFTSLEKSQYSISPGLQWCVAVYSLCFILATLIILLTVGQLTSRIPFFDKIVIVYDIFAAVLYVTAMVIWPLFSFRNNQRPPNCGYLCSWDKLVMVTFMTILNFGVYTLDSIYSIRLVLCVSTE, translated from the coding sequence ATGATCCACGTGGACGTCCGCTCTCTCACCCAGCCGGTGGGCATCCTGCGCTTGATGGCCGCCGTCCTCGCGTGTATGTCGTTCAGCCTGGTGGCATCCGTGGGCTACGTCCCCTCTCCTTACTGGGCCTGGTGCATGTTCACTTGGTGCTTCTGCTTCCTCTTCACCCTCCTCATCGTCATCCTGGAGTTCACCACCTTCAGCGGCAAGTTGCCTTTTGCCTGGGATGACTTCACCACCGCCTTCGCCATGCTGGCGAGCCTCATGTGCTTGTCCGCCTCCATCATCTACCCGATATTTTTCACCTGCAGCGGCTGCCACCGGCAAATCGGCGCTTCGGTGGTGTCGTGGGCGTGTTGCGGTGTGTACGTCGGCGAGGTGACTCTAAATCGATTTCGGCCCAGCGGGCAGATCCGTGGCTTCCTCTCGACGTTGCCCGGAATAATGAAGATGCTGGAAACTTTCCTCGCCTGTCTCATCTTCACATCTCTGGAGAAAAGTCAGTACAGCATCTCTCCTGGGCTGCAGTGGTGCGTGGCCGTGTACTCCTTGTGCTTCATCTTAGCCACGCTCATCATCCTGCTCACTGTCGGACAGCTGACCTCACGAATCCCATTCTTTGACAAGATAGTGATCGTCTATGACATTTTCGCAGCCGTGTTGTACGTGACAGCGATGGTGATCTGGCCACTTTTCAGTTTCCGGAACAATCAGAGACCACCAAACTGTGGCTACTTGTGTTCATGGGATAAGCTGGTCATGGTCACCTTCATGACAATTCTCAACTTCGGTGTTTACACCTTGGACTCCATCTACTCGATACGGCTCGTGTTGTGTGTCAGCACGGAGTGA